The following DNA comes from Astatotilapia calliptera chromosome 6, fAstCal1.2, whole genome shotgun sequence.
TCTGCAACCAGAGGagcccctgctggccattagacaGAAGGCACATCAGGAACTTGGAGTATGTTTCTCTCCTGAGAGCTGGAGATGACATCCATGTTTTATAAATACAGtgaaagggcaaaaaaaaaaaaaaaaacaatgctaaGGGAAATGttagatattaaaaaaagaaaaagaaaaggaaagaaaatttaaagaacaaatttaaaagaaatgtccTTCCTCACAGAATCTGTAACAGTACAGATATTTGGTGTCATCCTTCTGAAAGTGCTCCAAGGATCCTTTGTGCTGTTTATCGAGAAAGTGCAGCAGTTTGAAGGGAGACGTGCGAAACAAATAAAGCTATAAAAATCCTTCCTTGAACAggatttcctgtttcctgtaatAAACGAGATGAAAGGTTAATCATATTCAAGACTGAATAAACAGTAAATTGAAATTATGAAATAAGTAAGATTTTGACTCACTAATTTCCACTCCTTCGATAAACTCTTCCACTTGCTGCACAGATGTATAAATGAAATATGAGTTTGTGGCCCTGCTGCTGTATATCATCTGTCTCTTGCAGGTTTTAATGGAAGGGGTCTCCTGCTTGAAATGCTGCAGCATATTTACTGTCACAGGACTCACATCTCAAAGGCTCCTCCTCAGACTTTACCAGCTGACTTTATTGGGCTACCATGAAatatacacacactttttttttacaagggctgagagtgtgtgtgtgagctgtagCCGAATAAAACTTAGTAGAACTGAGTATGAAAAGCAGACTGTACTCTGAGGGTCATTTCGGTTGAAGACGAATGGTAAAAGACCATTTATGAGTCACATCAAACTTCCTAGTAGAGATTACCTGTCATGGATCAATATAGAAACATGGTTCCTAAGAGAAACTTGTGTATTACATCTTTTCATCTTAAAGATATGTAAACGTGTAAACAAAGCTTCAGTATTTGTATATTCTGATATATTGAAATACCATAAATAATTTGTGTAGCTTTAGAATTAAAGAGTTTAACACTGGGTACAATTTTAGAATAGAAGAACAGACGATTGCTGAGATTTTGGTGCAAAGTTTGGGTTCATTTACTATTTATAAAGACTGTCCCACTGATGCATGGTGCTGCTTCTTTTATTTACGAACTAATGCCATCTCTTTTAAACTGATACCCCTACCATAGCCTAATACACATGGGTGTACATGATGTGTATGAGAAGACAAGCAAAAGCCTTTTGGTCTGTGTAGAGAGCACTGTAATCACTGGTATTCAAACAGATCGTGCCACTTTATACTGATTACTTGATATTCGTTGTAGTTCCAGTGATGAAGAGGGCAGTACACGTCAAATAatgcagtatgatcattgcAAGATCAGGTAAATGTGAAATGACAGAGGTTCATGGTGAAAAAGACCTCAGTTCAAATTACTGCAATGCTCACAGTGACAAAGGCTCTTGACTGGAAGCTGTCAGTAATTATAATTAATTTTAGCACACTTTAATCTGCTGGGAAGCTTGTGTAAACAAATTCAGACTGGCAAGGAAGTGTGGTGTCCTTTCCAACTCAAAATGAAAGTGCAAATACAAAAAATGACCCAAGCCAGAACTTGAACAAGTGGCTGCTTTTCACACATCCAACCGGTAATGCTTAATTTATGCTACCTGGGTTGTGTCTGTTTGCTGAGGTAGTTGCCTACACAGACGGGTTATGTTAATTCTGATCTAAGCTTGTTTTCCGGAACCACCTCTTTCCTTGGACTTGGCTTTCTCAACAAGGGGAGACTTCAGCTCACTGAAATGTtaataatttcttcagaaaatgaaaaGTCACACTGTGTACAAACCAGCCTTATAAAATCCCCATCAGACAAACTTTGACAGTCATAGAGATATAACCAGCAAGACCTTTATTACATGGTCATTTTGCATGCAAGGACACCAACCATGTTCACCGTACCTTTACCAAAAGCTCAGCTGCAGAAGCAAACTCTTTTTACATCTAATGAAACTGCTGGAAACGTTTACAGGATCCCTGCTCTTCTGTATGAGAGagaaagtaaaactttatttgccTTTGCAGAGCAGAGGAAGACTTCAGATGATACCAGCGGAGAAAAGCTGGTTATGAGAACAGGAAAGATCAAGGAGGGATCCTCTAAGAAGACGGTTGGGGTAATAGTGATAATCAACCATTTCAGTTCTAAATTACTTGTTAATTACGCTCCTGCTTTaaactgttctgttttgtttactcCTGAAAAATCTCTCTTTTAGTGGTCAGAGCTCAAAGAGGTGGAAAAGGCACTTATCAAAGGATACCGTCCAATGAACCCCTGCTCGGTGTATGGCAAGGTCAACAACaaacttttcctgtttttcatctGTGTTGAAGACGCTATCACTGAAATGTACCAGAAAGAAAACTGTGACAACCGGACCCGTCTCTGCTTCATCACAAGTGAGGATCTCGGAGAAACCTGGAGCGATGTGATCGATTTGACGGACGAactgagtgaaataaaaaaCTGGTCCACATTTGCTGTTGGGCCAGGCCATGGTATTCCAGCAGAGAGTGGTCGACTGATTATCCCAGTTTATGCTTATACTTCCTTTTGCTGCAAACCTTGTTTCTTACCAAACAGTAAATCGTATGCACTCTCACTGTATAGTGGTAGTCATGGCAAAAACTGGAAATTTGGTGAACTGTTTAATACGGTATCAGTTGAGTGTGAAATAGTTGAAATTTCCAAAGACCACATCTACTGCAACGCCCGTAATGTGGGCGGCTATCAAGTGGAAGCAGTCAGTGATGATAATGGAGTTAAGTTCAACAATCTCCAACCTGGAAACAAGCTTGTCTTCTTTATGCAGCATCCAATAAGAGTCCTGCTCTGAAGGCATCGACATGCTGCCCGTGAAGTTTCTCTCATGCACAATATCAAAGATGCAAAGTCTTCATAATTGctgctttcagctttaatttcttGGTAATTGGAACAAAGATATACTGCCTCAGTACTGCGGTATGTACTACAGTACTTTGGTATCAACATATTTATTATATGAAACATAATTAGTTGACTGGAGACATTATCTTATAGGTGATGCAGAAGTTTATGTTTAATAATAGATAAGTGGAAGGGTTGCAACACAAAGGGCATCCAGaaaaaaatctgtgccaaatcaaacaaaaaagtgGCTAACCTCCTCCTCATTTTCATTCttatcctcctccttcttcttcttcttcttcttcttcacataGACTACATATACACTTATGCCAAAGGTGTGTGAAGTACTGTGTGAATCCTCAGGCTGAACATTCACGTCGTGTTACCATTGTAGTGTTTTGAACCACATTTGACTAAAGAAAAACTCATGATAAATAAATTCATACCTTCATTTACTCAAAAGAACTTAAATTGCAAAAGCAACACTTGGGTAAGACTGGAAACAGGAGACTGAGAGCATAAACTGATCgggaaaggaaggaaggaaggaaggaaggaaggaaggaaggaaggaaggaagaaagaaagaaagaaagaaagaaagaaagaaagaaagaaagaaagaaagaaagaaagaaagaaagaaagaaagaaagaaagaaagaaagaaagaaagaaagaaagaaagaattgaAACTAAATTTCCACTTATTGAAAGATGCCACAGAAGCTTTAGCAGTGCAGATATTTGCTGTCATCCTTCTGAAAGTGCCGGAAATATCCACTCTGCTGTTTATCGAGAAAATGCAGCAGTTTGAAAGGAGACGTGAAACAAATGGAGCCATAACAATCCTTCCTTGAACAGGGTTAGGAGTGACTGAGGGAGAGCAGCCAAAAACAGGACAACAAGGACTATTTCTGTGGTGTTCTCTCATCGCGTGCTGTTGCTGTGATCACATTTCATGTCCAAACCCACTTTGTCTCTTACTGGTAAAAAGAACTGAGGATTTATGGAGCATCACAAAGAGCCTAGatgattattcatttatttttactgcaaatATTAACATCACTTTCTTTGTCCTCAGCGAAAGCCTGTTGcaagaaacaaaagagaaaaggagatgAAAGGTTAATCATATTCAAGAAtgaataaatagtaaattgaaATAAGTAAAATGTTGACTCATTAAATTCCACTCCTTCAATAAAGTCTTCCACTTGCTGCACAGCTGTAGCCGAATAAAACTCAGTAGAACTGAGTATGAAAAGCAGACTGTACCCTGAGGGTGATTTTAGTTAAAGACAGATGTTAAAACATGGTAAAAGACCATTTATGGGACACATCAAACTTCTTAGTAGAGATTACCTGTCATGGATTCAGAAACATGGTTCCTAAGAGCAACTTGTCCAGTCCATGTTGATCACATTCTTTCATCTTCAAGAATTTAAAATCATGAGCAAAACTCCTGAAATTTGTAaaactattattttatttcacaaataCTGTAAATTATCTGTGCACCTTTAGAATTAAAGTGTTCAACCATGAGTACAATTACAAAAATAGAACAATAGATGATTGTTATAGATCTGAGTGTAGAGGTTAGGTTTATGCACTCTTTATAGAGACTATATGCATTACTAATATTGGCAGGATATGGAGGAAATTTGTTCTAATCTCTTACTGACGCATGGTGCTTTTTATATGTCAGTTTTATATGTCAGTTTAAGAACCAATGCCACCATTTTTCAAACACAGCATACACGCAAACATGCCTTTTTTTTGATGAGTTGCACATTTGCAAATTAAATGGTTAACTCCTCTCAGACCTACAATAATGAAATGCTTTATACATATTTCTGCATTTCTCTAGAAAGAAAGTGCCAAAGGGCCTTTGATCTTGATAATTCTGCACATTTTAATCATAATTGTTcctattttgctgtgtgtgtgtgtgtgtgtgtgtgtgtgtgtgtgtgtgtgtgtgtgtgtgtgtgtgtgtgtgtgtgtgtgtgtgtgtgtgtgtgtgtgtgtgtgtgtgtgtgtgtgtgtgtgtttggatccGAAGCTTTCTTCTGGGAAATCAGCCATCCTCCACAACTCATCTCTGCATATCAAACACCACGGAGAACTTCTAAATAAAGACGAGGCATAACTTGTAATAATACCCAGCAGCCCGTTGATTGAGTGAATCTAATATTCTTGCTGTGTACAGGCTGGAGTACACCACAAAGCAAAAACGTGACTATTAGCTCGCCTGACAGAAGTGTTTTGAAAAATGAAGACGTGGTTTTAATAAAGAAGGCCTGGTTTGCAGTAGGATGTGAGCGAATATATATGCACTCAAACCGGCCAAAGCTAAACAGAAAAGGGAAGGATAACACGTGTACATGCCCAGATGTCTTGTGTTCTTTCATTCTCTAGGTAGCAAACTAGTCACCCACcacaaaataatctaaataatcaaaataatCACGACACAACACCGGGAACTGATCATCCTGTTCTTCAGATAGATCGATAGTTGAACTGTGAACGCTGTAGGCGCAGACTGTGGGTGTTCAGAATAATCAgtgtatttaaattatttaaacataCGTATtcttttatcttaaaatgataCAAAATCAAATGGCCCATTTGCCACACAATGATGGATATTGTCATTAATATTTGTATAAGCCTAAACAGTCTCTTTATGATTTATCATCGTCAAGTAAAATTAAGAAtattaaacttattttttttaatttctcgttgttttcacaattttatttaaaatcctgCAAATTTGTCATTTAAGTCTAGACTTTAGTTGTATTCAGtcgtaaaaaagatttaaaattaagcagtaataattaaaaacatagCTGAATGCATTTATATGAACCGGGTTCATTTGATATGGTCTTTTTAATCTTATACACATTCCGGTGTAACaaataattgtaataaaaagTGCACACACGAAATTAAAATGATCCATTTTATTCCAAACACActgaaagattttaaaaacatcCGTGTTGAAAGCATTTACTTCAGGGAATCAGATTCAGTATTTGGTAGCCTTGTCGGTCTCAGTGCAGGCGCACAtcattagattaaattaaactaGACGAAATCTTAAAGATCCCGTCGGGAAAAGCAGGCAGCTGCGAAAGAGTGAAGTTGGGTATCATTCCGTGGAGTGAAACGGGATGCAGGAGGCAGGAGGTCGGAGGCAAAGATCGCACAGCGGCGCAGCATCCGGCGTCCAAATGTTCCAAGTTTTGACAAGAAGGGAAATTTTTGGAGAGGATCGAGGAAAGCGCAGGTGTGACGTTGCTTACAGGTGGTCTGTTGGGGATAACCCGGGACTCGAAACCACTTTCTAGATCCTGATCTCGGTACAAATCGGGACTCTGGAGACTAGAGACCACCCTGCGCACTCCGAGGAGAGGAAAAACGGGCATCAAAGTGAGCTCCTGCGCCCTGGAGCCTTTCATCGGTGCCAAATATAAACTTTGCCGCTTAAAGCGTTTCCTGCGACGAAGAAAACTCCCATTTTCAAACATATCCGCCGACATGGGATCCAGAGTCCAGTAATTCCCCTTGCCTGGGTTCCCGGGTTCCCGGGGCATTTTGACAAAGCAGTCATTCAAAGACAAGTTGTGACGGATTGAGTTTTGCCACGAAGGGAACTTCTCCCGATAATAAACAAAGCGCTGGCTGATAAAATCGCATATCTCACTGAGAGTGAGCCTCTTTTTGGGGCTTTGGAGGATGGCCATGGTGATGAGAGCGATATAAGAGTACGGAGGCTTCACCGAGGCAATTCTCCTTCCGGGACCCTCCTGCAGTCGGACCTCAAAGTCGTCCTCTCCCTGCACGCCAGGAGAAAAGGATGAAGGCCGTCGCTCCAAGTCTACATTACTCTCCCCGAACACTGATACATCTGTCCTCCTCACAACTTCTCTGCAGTCCGCCTGGCCCCCCACTTCAATGTCCGCCTCATCCATGGGCTTGTTGTCCAGCGTCATGATCCGGACTGTCCGGTAGGCCCCAGCGGGCGAGATTCAGTGCCTGTCTAGGACAGAAAGTGGAGACCCCCTCGTTTCCTTTCATTCACAAAAAAAGTCGCGCATCTGACTGCATCCTGACTTTTGAGCCTCCCACTCCGaacttccccctcctcctcacGCAGTCTGTTTTAACACAGCTGCAGGTATCCACAAACCTGAAGCTGTGGGGGGAAACACTTTATTTAATCAAAGATAGAGAAATTAAACGATGATACTGAAGGCGTGGTTACACTAATTACACTAACTCGTGCATATTTTCTCCAGTGTATACACGCTTTAactatagtttgtttttttaaaaaaaaaataaaggtcttatttttattctttttttcattctttatatgttgttttttttactgttgtgTGTTGCTTTCAAGTACATTTAAACTGCACGTCCATGAtgcatattatttatttattaaactttttGGGGATCTACACAGTTTTCTGACTCAGTAATCTTTGCGTGTGTACCGATTaagttgttctttttcttgGCTATTATGCCActtcctgttcttatttattgtACCCTTTTTGTGTACAGAACTTTGCGActataaaaaaaagacttaataCATTTCATTTGCTAGATTTGATGAATGGTATACATCAAGCAGTAAAACAATGCCTTCTAATTAAAGTGAAActgcaaaagcaaaacagaaaaagtattTCGGCCTTAACATTGTACAATAGGGTTGGAGAGCCAGGCTTAGCCATTTTATCTACTATCTGCTAATTGAACAATTAGCCTTATTTTATGTACCCATAATGTTTCAGcaacaattaaaatgaataaatctcCACAGAGGTCTTTAAGCAAACGTAACTGAGTAAATGCATAAGGCTCGCCTTTGAACTGCACTCCAGTATCAGAAGTACAAAGCTGGACAGGCTGCCAAGTACCATAAAATTTGATTTGTGTACATTCATTCATTATTGATTATAGCTGATGTTTAAATGACCGCAGCAGGTGAGACGTTTTGGAGCATGTGTAATGTAAAATAAGAGCAGGCATATGAATTTCATTGAGCTTGAGCTCTCTTTTATGTCCTTGGCTTACATAGCGCTCATTTCCTTCAGTATTGCTCTTTGCTGGATGGTTTAGCACAGGCAAGAGAGCCAACTCAAGAAGACGTAATCCATTTTGAAATAATAGCTGCACTGTATCAATCCGTGCGAGGCCACCCACTTGGCCAGCAGGCCTGTAGTGCATGGTGGGCTGAAGGAACTGTGGGAAGCCTCATTACTGAACCTTTCTTCCCTCTCACTGTACTTTAATTTGATATGTGCACCCATTTGAAACCAATTTATCATTTTACAGTCACTGCAATACTAAGCTAAATTCTTAAATGAAGAACGGGGAGACACAGGTTTGTTCATGAAtttaatacaaacaaaaacccatgcaaacacacacaaaacccctTTTCCCCATCTCACAGAAACCAGCAATACTAAGGAAATCTACACACCGATTTAACAAGCCAAATAAAATAATGCTCAGAAACAATGGCCCAAATAAATACCAAAGAAAAGTGACCACTTATTACAACCACaattagaaaaaacaacaaagacaacaaaataaatagctTGATTTAACTTGTTCAACTAAATGTATCTGATGAACTTAGTAACTGAACTGTCGCTGTCAGGATTAGGAGCAGTAGGAGTGTTTTACAGTTAATAACAGTGAAAAGCAGCACTGAGCTCAGGGCCTGTACAGAAATAACTTTCTATTACAGCTGTCGGGTACTACTGACCATTATATGTAAGCGACACTGAAGCTATTTCGATGAAAAATTTCACGACTAAACTTTCCACTGAATGCGTCACTTTCTGACAGTGGTCCTTCAGTATCCCATTTATTTGTATAAAGGATTCTCAGCTCTGCTACAAAGTCTGTGCATCCTCAGTATATCCCTcttggtgaaaaaaaacaaaaaaaaaacaaaaagtaaacctTCTAAGCTCCATCACACATGCTAAATACAAATTAAGGAGCAGAAATAGGATCAGTACAGAAAAgacttttttctccatacaaatttaaatgttttacaagttgttttattattactttttttgacGCACACAGTCATAGAGGTAAATGTGTACTATTGTCTGAGGTACAGTGCTATAACAGTAAAACGAATTTAAATACCTTGAGTCAGGTAAGAGGTAGTCATATCTGTAGTGAACTGTAAAGATTTACGAGAGCAGCGAGTATTGTTTCAAACTGTTGTGTGCGTCTGTGCAAAGCTCTGTCACATGTGGGCATAAAAACCTGTGATGTGTGCAAGTTCCCTAGTTGGTGTGTTTCCGCTGAGCTGAGGTCAGCCTCACAAAGTTTCCACACTTGAGGCAGCACGAGTTGGAGTTGCCCTCTTTCCGAGGGATATGCCAGCAGTTGACACAGCGCACCCTGTACTTCTTATACCTTCAaaagtaagagaaaaaaaatgcagtggtGGTTCAACTATTTGCCCTTTAATGCTCAGGTGCATAAATGCTATTTAGTCAAATTATCATAGGCAGATGACTGATTTATAATAATACTACAAGGCATTTTACAAGCATGGACATTTAATACTTTTCCAAAGTAGATTAGCTGCACATTCTTTTGAGCCCAGCACTACTCCTTATTTCCAAAGCTAACCTGTGTTTATTTCTGAAAGAGAAATTATGAGCCAGTGAGTACTAACATACCGTTTCATGCAATCATGAGATTAATGCATTAGTCTGGGAAGTCATGCATGAAGTAAAGTTTCTGTAAGGTGCAGTCAGACTCTTGTGAGAATGGAAAAAATAAGTTGATCGTTTCTGTTGTTTGTGAGGCCTGAACTTGTTTAACTGCACAGTGTTGTGGCAACTGACTGCTCAAAACATGATGAAAAATGCTGGCAAAATAAGTAAACATCAACACAAACTGATTTGGAACAGGTTTCCACAAAATACAAGTTAGAATATATTAATTCCTTTAAGCTATAATTCAACATCATCAATGAGGACTCAAAGAAAATTTTAGACTCTgttaaaaatcacaataatccAACTGATTATTGTGATCAGCCCTAATGCACAGCTTCAGTGTTTAAGACATTGAATATTGAATATCGAGCTACCTTATCCCACAGGCATTGCACAGTGGAGTCCCGTCCTCGGCATCTCTCCACATGGGGGTCTTCCTGGTGCAGCATGATGCACAAACTTTACCCTCTAgtgaaacagaaatgaaagatTAAGCAAATAGCAGTAAAACTGAACTGAGTGTGCTTAAATCACTTATTTCcaagcatattttttttaaaatctgaattAAGGAAGTGTTTTAATGCAACCAAACATTGCGACTACATTTGCAATAatcatttaacctcctaggacctggtgtccacatatgtggacatcacattttgggttgtctagaccacaatactaaattttgctctacaaggtcCTGATATCCTCCTCTCGGAAACTACATCAGGTAAAAAGatgattctttatttttacatttatcagctcccaatcagcccaaatagcaaagagaaattaaaaatgcatgccatgaaagagttcaggtcttaggaggttaaagatacATTTGTAATTTTACGCCTCAAAAACTTTattgaattattaaacaataaCCGACTCCAGACAATAACCTCAATTGAGCGAaagacatttatattttttaaaaatacaactacAATCTAAAACTTCACTGGAACATTTATACTGCATTTTCTGTTAACTGACCAATATATGAGAACAAGGCTGCATATCTGTCGAGAAGATTGGCTCTTTGGTCTTTAAACGCTGGAAATACAGCGCACTGACATTCCCACTTTACCAAAAATGAAACATAAGCAAATGTCAAATAGTTATAGATTTGTAAAGAAACTTTGTATAGGAGaagaaaagatttgaaaaattaTGAATGAAATTGAATGAAATTAAAGATATGAATGATGAAAAATTATTTAGAGTATTTTTTAATAGTGTTAGCACTCAGATCTTTACCTGATGATaagtacatttatttaaagttgAGCTTATTTTTCTCTTGTCTTAGCTGACATTCACGTTCTGGTATTAAGTTATTTAAACCACAACTTTCCTAAACTTGTTTGAAACAGTCACACCTGTCTGACCCTGTTGAGTTACATATTTCTAAGGTGGTGGTGTCCTCTAGTGGAGATTATGGgtatcacacacacatgcacttctATAACACTGTAATGCTGCAGatacttttatttataactcataattaattaaacattaaaatattacaattacttaatatactgtattttacatattttatttgttcttacaaaaagttatatatttttatttccaatATTAATATATTGGGATGTTTTGCTGAGTGTTTCACCATCTGGGGTTAGTTTAGTGTTGTATTCTGGATAAAGTCTCCTAAGACAAAATTTTCTAAGACACACTTTTggcaagcacaaaaaaaaaaaaaatctatttcttcCTCATATTAATTTAGTTAAAGTTGAAAAAATGCAGTGTGTCTGTATTAGATAACTAAAT
Coding sequences within:
- the LOC113023265 gene encoding sialidase-3-like codes for the protein MVILHARTPTMFTVPLPKAQLQKQTLFTSNETAGNVYRIPALLYERESKTLFAFAEQRKTSDDTSGEKLVMRTGKIKEGSSKKTVGWSELKEVEKALIKGYRPMNPCSVYGKVNNKLFLFFICVEDAITEMYQKENCDNRTRLCFITSEDLGETWSDVIDLTDELSEIKNWSTFAVGPGHGIPAESGRLIIPVYAYTSFCCKPCFLPNSKSYALSLYSGSHGKNWKFGELFNTVSVECEIVEISKDHIYCNARNVGGYQVEAVSDDNGVKFNNLQPGNKLVFFMQHPIRVLL
- the LOC113023267 gene encoding forkhead box protein D1-like, with translation MTLDNKPMDEADIEVGGQADCREVVRRTDVSVFGESNVDLERRPSSFSPGVQGEDDFEVRLQEGPGRRIASVKPPYSYIALITMAILQSPKKRLTLSEICDFISQRFVYYREKFPSWQNSIRHNLSLNDCFVKMPREPGNPGKGNYWTLDPMSADMFENGSFLRRRKRFKRQSLYLAPMKGSRAQELTLMPVFPLLGVRRVVSSLQSPDLYRDQDLESGFESRVIPNRPPVSNVTPALSSILSKNFPSCQNLEHLDAGCCAAVRSLPPTSCLLHPVSLHGMIPNFTLSQLPAFPDGIFKISSSLI